A single Lolium perenne isolate Kyuss_39 chromosome 6, Kyuss_2.0, whole genome shotgun sequence DNA region contains:
- the LOC127307233 gene encoding protein ILITYHIA isoform X3, translating to MGAQAPPPGEVLRAAAAEVSTLSGNRRLGLFRHTLTAILPKVTESASDTMLLVDLIFQTLPLYDDRASRKAVDDMVIRALSESTFMKLFAARLIGCMEKNLKVTSPLACFKLLKWSSYLMKWTQFATLSKGGFSRLANAQAVSSQFLMDGSCCHRRTCRQLFVSLFSESVEIYKMYIEEVRDLRISTRDSPAFINLILDFTIASSCLCSEYKPVFSDLYVKSILSLKYRPSEAASEAFKPLLLDIGHEDFRISLLPSCIKMLKTNPEIVLQSIWHLLMMVRLDLSNYSMEFMPFVLHQARHSDEERRINALHILATLCDKSSHPETLPSMFHAIKAILGGSEGELSLPYQRVGMLNALEQLSKFCVNQISRLAPSVSSFLLTCYMGEDIVEVKLAALSALGSWASVSSEVVQPDVVSFIAAGLKEKDALRKGHLKLIRVICKKSDSLNKVTSLLDQLIQVLKSGFTKATQRLDGIYALYAISKLAAIDAKADGSVMKEVWPLIAQSEPSVISAQLLSKLTDEDCVTCVDLFQSLLVDHPFRVQEYFSIHSLLQVLIYLVCHPSWAVRKIAYDATKKVLSSSGFLAVDFLFLFTDWLSLLGEDRMSILKQSDMDSSGDSQLPFIPSTEVLVKCLFLIAPYAVDHSRRSYSRLILCSHHPYISSIGSPAGVWKRLQKMLKQQKFLTDLISPNISVISKELLSDDGIFSSNKQEQCAALCSLSTLMTIYPTDTFTEFEKHFIELPYRALHDGFSENDIKIFFTSEGLLSTEQGIDVADAVASRNTKLAKDPAKSDWKESSSIGKRETGKSTKGTAPVDKSKTSKDDARELLLKEESFVREKVGHVQRKLVLMLDVLGELAIANPAFTHGQLPHLVRYIEPLLSSPVVSDAAFCAMSRLARCTAPPLCKAGSSRQETMSQETVNEIVQIFVKVLDNPSLSIQIESNSSVRDMVAIAMVKHGIHLSDVYVTSDGRLVSPEAEIIISVVNSTFIIVPRLRGGVPPPKLLKQTIEISFMSLLEYFESAGDLLFDIVRFDGTMAGKYFVSLGEIARKVYRLLFKLLEFFHIRNGCIKRFALGSFRYIPTFDSLYLAPGVKVIPYTKENYRFNVHDAVSVMGYCCYDPDKVAANLADIRASGHVPGQLPPYLRILTRHAKKMIDTSVSEALKNPLDGKNVQWRSVYSLDFAGKSSAGRMAILSAVDLFQDYLPQHLQTRIRALMNTTNVGLWKHVANSVPSLKAVIEYEIYVKGSTQTQGIENFVTKKKNYYDHCTYSLWECGHNHLKHSKKHLMSEKVAEALFSFLFADDIAHVPRVLIQEFSDPTPDVGKEQNRAKVKQIIDMD from the exons ATGGGGGCCCAGGCGCCGCCGCCGGGGGAGGTGCTGCGCGCCGCCGCGGCCGAGGTCTCCACGCTCTCCGGGAACCGCCGCCTCGGCCTCTTCCGCCACACCCTAACGGCTATTCTCCCAAAAGTAACAG AGTCAGCATCAGATACTATGTTATTAGTTGATCTTATTTTCCAGACGTTGCCTTTATATGATGATCGTGCCTCAAGGAAAGCGGTGGATGATATGGTTATTCGGGCTCTCAGCGAGTCCACCTTTATGAAACTATTTGCTGCAAGACTTATTGGGTGCATGGAAAAGAATCTCAAGGTTACAAGCCCTCTTGCTTGTTTCAAGCTTCTCAAGTGGTCAAGCTATCTTATGAAATGGACCCAGTTTGCCACACTTTCTAAAGGTGGTTTCTCTAGACTGGCCAATGCACAGGCAGTCTCGTCTCAGTTTCTGATGGACGGTTCCTGCTGTCATCGTCGGACCTGCAGGCAACTGTTTGTCAGTCTTTTTTCTGAG TCGGTTGAAATTTATAAGATGTACATAGAGGAGGTTAGAGATTTAAGGATTTCAACAAGGGATTCTCCTGCATTCATAAATCTAATATTGGATTTCACAATTGCTTCATCTTGTTTGTGCTCAGAATACAAG CCAGTATTCAGTGATTTATATGTCAAGAGTATCTTGAGCTTAAAATATCGGCCATCAGAAGCAGCCAGTGAAGCTTTTAAGCCTCTTCTCCTGGATATTGGGCATGAGGATTTCAGAATTTCTCTACTCCCATCATGCATAAAGATGCTGAAAACGAATCCTGAGATCGTTCTACAATCTATTTGGCATCTCCTAATGATGGTTCGTTTGGACCTAAGCAATTATTCCATGGAGTTCATGCCATTTGTTCTGCATCAGGCTCGTCATTCTGATGAAGAAAGGAGGATTAATGCTTTGCATATCCTAGCAACTTTATGTGATAAGTCGAGTCATCCGGAAACTTTACCTTCAATGTTCCATGCTATTAAAGCAATTTTAGGAG GCTCGGAAGGGGAACTGTCACTACCGTATCAGAGAGTTGGAATGTTGAATGCTTTAGAGCAACTATCCAAATTTTGTGTGAACCAAATAAGCAGACTTGCTCCCTCAGTATCTAGTTTCCTTCTAACGTGTTACATGGGTGAAG ATATTGTCGAAGTGAAATTGGCAGCTCTCTCAGCTTTGGGGTCATGGGCTTCTGTATCATCTGAAGTTGTCCAACCAGATGTTGTTTCATTTATTGCTGCAGGATTGAAAGAGAAAGACGCTTTGAGAAAGGGGCATCTAAAATTAATACGAGTCATATGCAAGAAGTCTGATTCCCTGAATAAG GTTACTTCTCTGCTGGATCAGTTGATTCAGGTGTTAAAATCTGGCTTCACCAAGGCAACACAGCGGTTGGATGGAATTTATGCACTCTATGCAATATCTAAGCTTGCTGCTATTGATGCCAAAGCAG ATGGTTCAGTTATGAAGGAGGTCTGGCCATTGATTGCTCAAAGTGAACCCTCAGTGATTTCTGCTCAGTTG CTTTCCAAACTAACAGATGAAGATTGCGTAACATGCGTGGATCTTTTTCAATCACTGCTCGTGGATCATCCTTTCCG GGTCCAGGAATATTTTTCTATCCATTCATTGCTACAG GTTCTAATATATCTAGTTTGCCATCCAAGCTGGGCTGTTAGGAAGATAGCTTATGATGCGACTAAAAAAGTTCTTTCAAGCTCTGGGTTCTTGGCTGTAGATTTTCTGTTCTTGTTCACTGACTGGTTGTCATTACTTGGAGAAGACAGAATGTCAATATTGAAACAAAG TGATATGGATAGCTCTGGAGATTCACAACTACCATTCATTCCATCTACTGAGGTCCTTGTTAAATGCTTGTTTTTGATTGCACCTTATGCGGTTGACCATAGTCGGAGATCATATTCCCGACTTATATTGTGCTCCCACCACCCTTATATTTCAAGCATCGGTTCTCCTGCTGGTGTATGGAAG AGGTTACAAAAAATGTTGAAGCAACAAAAGTTCTTAACTGACTTAATTTCCCCCAACATTTCGGTTATATCCAAG GAATTACTTTCAGATGATGGTATATTTAGTTCTAATAAGCAAGAACAATGTGCAGCACTATGCTCGTTATCAACACTGATGACTATATACCCAACTGATACATTTACAGAGTTTGAGAAG CACTTCATAGAGCTTCCATACCGTGCTCTGCACGATGGCTTCTCTGAGAATGATATCAAG ATATTCTTTACTTCAGAGGGGCTGTTATCAACTGAACAAGGAATTGATGTTGCTGATGCTGTTGCTTCTAGAAATACAAAACTTGCAAAG GACCCTGCAAAGAGTGATTGGAAAGAATCGTCTAGCATTGGCAAGAGAGAAACTGGGAAATCTACAAAAGGAACTG CTCCTGTGGACAAATCCAAGACGTCGAAAGATGATGCCAGAGAGTTGCTTTTGAAGGAAGAATCATTTGTACGTGAGAAGGTTGGACATGTGCAGAGGAAACTTGTGTTGATGTTGGATGTTCTTGGTGAATTGGCTATTGCTAATCCAGCATTCACTCATGGTCAACTACCTCATCTG GTAAGGTATATTGAACCATTGCTGAGTTCTCCTGTTGTAAGTGATGCTGCATTTTGTGCAATGTCGAGGTTGGCTCGCTGCACAGCCCCTCCTCTTTGCAAAG CTGGGAGCAGCAGGCAGGAAACTATGTCACAGGAAACTGTTAATGAAATTGTACAG ATTTTTGTCAAAGTCCTTGACAATCCTTCCCTATCTATTCAAATTGAAAGTAATAGCTCAGTCCGTGATATGGTAGCTATTGCAATGGTTAAACATGGCATACATCTGAGTGATGTGTACGTAACATCTGATGGCCGGCTTGTTAGCCCAGAGGCTGAAATTATTATCAGTGTGGTGAATTCAACTTTCATTATTGTACCAAGGTTACGAGGTGGCGTTCCacctccaaaactattaaa ACAGACAATCGAGATATCTTTTATGTCTCTCCTTGAGTATTTTGAAAGTGCTGGTGACTTGCTGTTTGATATCGTTCGGTTTGATGGCACTATGGCGGGAAAGTATTTTGTATCATTGGGTGAGATTGCAAGAAAAGTATACCGCTTGCTATTTAAGCTCCTTGAATTTTTTCATATTCGGAATGGTTGTATTAAGCGGTTTGCACTGGGGAGTTTTCGGTATATCCCAACATTTGATTCTCTATATTTAGCTCCCGGGGTAAAGGTTATTCCGTACACCAAGGAGAATTACCGTTTTAACGTCCATGATGCTGTATCTGTTATGGGCTACTGCTGTTATGACCCTGATAAGGTTGCGGCGAACTTGGCTGATATACGAGCATCTGGCCATGTTCCTGGCCAGCTCCCACCATATCTTCGCATATTGACTCGTCATGCAAAAAAGATGATAGACACTTCAGTTTCTGAAGCACTAAAGAATCCTTTAGACGGGAAGAATGTACAATGGAGAAGCGTTTACAGCTTAGACTTTGCAGGGAAGAGTAGTGCTGGGCGAATGGCCATTTTGTCTGCAGTGGATTTATTCCAGGATTATCTTCCACAACATCTACAGACGAGGATAAGAGCTTTGATGAATACAACAAATGTAGGTCTTTGGAAACATGTGGCAAACAGTGTTCCTTCGTTGAAAGCAGTCATCGAGTATGAAATATATGTCAAAGGGAGCACCCAGACCCAGGGCATAGAGAACTTTGTTACAAAGAAGAAAAACTATTATGATCACTGCACATACTCTTTGTGGGAGTGCGGACATAATCATCTGAAGCATTCAAAGAAGCATTTG ATGTCCGAGAAAGTAGCGGAAGCCTTGTTCAGCTTTCTGTTTGCTGATGATATTGCTCATGTTCCCAGAGTGCTAATTCAAGAGTTCAGTGATCCAACCCcagatgtgggtaaggagcaaaatcgTGCAAAAGTAAAGCAGATAATTGACATGGACTGA